From a region of the Coffea arabica cultivar ET-39 chromosome 3e, Coffea Arabica ET-39 HiFi, whole genome shotgun sequence genome:
- the LOC113737267 gene encoding uncharacterized protein: protein MPRKRKYASYEEMCLHKNHRRREARASILDPMVHTKNPAKLQSNNIVSSTPVSLLSENQLSDASENISLSLPMPSEHVLKTSDIPSATCSYSNNHVCCDVINGPSNGVQQQTVFPSSQMTSNMPKQNAGNQQKVKKKNQRIDRIPTQPSVLPVVQDCIFCGAKRFYLESPGFCCASGEIRLVETEMPAQLAKLYTANTPEAIEFRQCIRSYNNMFAFTSLGVHSDKELNKRDRGIYTFRVQGQMYHFLNPLVPMDGYKPSNVQLYYFDTEHEIANRMAISDKFRETILEQLQQILDHNPYAAFFRSLRSFEDIYNHKVFLNSHPSLDQRVYNTPTVSQVAAIWTENDLNIVDSSQHIQVYPRSGRPQIIKHYFGCYDTLQYPLIFARGETGWHEGIQRIFKDQQPVQDFMTCQGHDIHIDHCSSAEEIIRAENAVLQKRKKKRSTVSCREYYYYKFQMRLIDKSLLLHCGRLFQQFCIDTYVKIESARLDFHRNKQRQIRTDVYQEILDSISNGETSTSNIGKRIYLPASFIGGPRDMKRRYMDAMTLVQKYGKPDIFLTMTCNPAWPEIKKHLSNGEEAHNRPDVTSRVFRAKLEMLRNDIIKKGLFGKVAAYTYVIEFQKRGLPHAHFLIILANGWKLDSPEAYDRVTSAELPDPASFPYLHSVVVAHMLHGPCGTANKNSPCMKQNGKCRFAYPKEFAEFTRHNKDSYPLYMRRHDGNTVTARHFQFDNRWVVPYNPYLLAKYDCYINVEVCSTIEAVKYIYKYIYKGHSKILYQLNAAESDGAVDEIKNFQSGRWICAPEAAWRIFAFDLSNLNPSVMALQMHLEGEQSMVFNEDDILERLAVDERMSRTMLTEFFRMNSVDKHAQALKCLYKEFPQHFVWNATHRIWEPRQRRSTIGRVTAVHPTQGEKYYLRMLLMHVRGPMSYESLKHIGSRTASTFREAAEILGLLKTDDSAEQCLLEAVSFQMPYTLRHLFALILVHVIPPNPMLLWQKFEPYLSEDISRDKSLSPEQTKLKVLQLIDSHLQYMGKHLADFNIPVPDTDAFSIQRDTQEIEAELDIKVSAEDTASVALLNDHQRSAYNKIIDRIDNNIAGAFFIDGPGGTGKTFLYKALLATVRSKGQIALATASCGVAASILPGGRTAHSRFKIPIHEDNDSGCNVNKQSSSARLIKQAKLIIWDEATMAKKYAIECFDKLLRDKMDSDTVFGGKVIVFGGDFRQTLPVVVKGYKEDYISASLVKSYVWNHLEKLCLVENMRAHLDKPFSDFLLSLGNGTLPSFDDSKITLPHYLTIPFVDDQSSLSALITSVFPDLTAFGTHSLHTLNKAILTTKNEFVHEINNLLITKFPGTEQRYVSYDETIDQSKQAEHEDFLHSLEPPSLPPYELILKVNSPIILLRNLNPKEGLCNGTRLICLDFAPNVIHALIAVGNHTGKQVFIPKISLQCSDSNIYIVPFKRTQFLVRLCFAMTINKAQGQTLDFVGLYLKEPVFGHGQLYVALSRAKTANDVRVLVKPSPDEQTDRVSTRNIVYNEVLSIAGVI, encoded by the exons ATGCCGCGAAAACGAAAATATGCTTCGTATGAAGAAATGTGTCTGCACAAGAATCATCGTCGTAGGGAAGCTAGGGCGTCTATACTTGACCCAATGGTTCATACTAAAAATCCAGCTAAACTTCAAAGCAACAATATTGTATCATCGACTCCAGTATCGCTACTTTCTGAGAATCAGCTGTCTGATGCTTCAGAAAACATAAGCCTATCGCTTCCTATGCCATCCGAACATGTCCTCAAAACATCTGACATACCTTCAGCAA CCTGTTCATATTCTAACAACCATGTCTGCTGTGATGTCATAAATGGACCAAGTAATGGAG TTCAACAACAAACAGTGTTTCCTAGCTCTCAAATGACCAGCAACATGCCAAAACAAAATGCTG GTAATCaacaaaaggtcaaaaaaaaaaaccaacggATTGATAGGATTCCTACTCAACCTTCTGTTTTACCTGTTGTCCAAGATTGTATTTTTTGTGGTGCTAAACGTTTCTACCTTGAGTCACCTGGTTTTTGCTGTGCTTCTGGTGAAATTCGATTAGTTGAGACAGAAATGCCAGCTCAGCTAGCAAAACTGTACACTGCTAATACTCCTGAAGCAATTGAATTTCGCCAATGTATCAGAAGCTATAATAATATGTTCGCATTCACATCTCTGGGAGTTCATTCTGATAAAGAGTTGAATAAGAGAGACAGAGGAATCTATACATTCAGAGTACAGGGGCAAATGTACCATTTTCTCAATCCCCTGGTTCCAATGGACGGCTACAAGCCATCAAATGTACAGTTATACTATTTTGATACTGAGCATGAAATTGCGAATCGGATGGCCATTTCTGATAAATTCCGAGAAACTATTCTGGAACAACTGCAGCAAATTCTGGATCATAATCCCTACGCTGCATTTTTTCGCAGTTTAAGAAGCTTTGAAGACATTTATAACCATAAAGTTTTCTTAAACTCTCACCCTTCTCTAGACCAGCGTGTGTATAACACTCCCACAGTCTCTCAAGTCGCTGCCATATGGACAGAAAATGACCTTAATATAGTAGATTCTTCTCAGCATATACAGGTATATCCAAGGAGTGGTAGACCACAAATCATTAAACACTACTTTGGATGTTATGACACGTTACAGTATCCCTTAATTTTTGCGAGAGGTGAGACTGGATGGCATGAAGGCATACAAAGAATTTTTAAAGATCAGCAGCCTGTACAAGATTTCATGACATGTCAGGGCCATGATATTCATATAGACCATTGTTCTTCTGCAGAGGAAATAATTAGAGCTGAGAATGCAG TTttgcagaaaagaaagaaaaaaaggagcaCTGTCTCTTGTCGTGAATACTATTACTACAAGTTTCAAATGCGCCTAATTGACAAATCCTTATTACTGCACTGTGGGAGACTCTTCCAGCAATTCTGTATCGATACATATGTCAAGATAGAATCAGCAAGGCTGGATTTTCATCGGAATAAGCAACGACAGATCAGAACAGATGTTTACCAAGAAATTTTAGACAGCATTTCAAATGGAGAAACCTCTACATCAAACATTGGTAAACGAATATATTTGCCTGCCTCTTTTATTGGAGGCCCTCGAGATATGAAACGAAGATACATGGACGCCATGACGCTGGTTCAAAAGTATGGAAAACCTGACATATTCTTAACAATGACTTGTAATCCAGCTTGGCCTGAGATCAAGAAGCATTTATCTAATGGCGAAGAAGCACACAACAGACCTGATGTAACATCAAGAGTATTTCGTGCCAAACTAGAGATGCTCAGAAATGATATTATCAAAAAAGGGCTTTTTGGCAAAGTTGCAGCATACACGTATGTTATAGAATTCCAGAAAAGAGGCCTCCCACACGCACATTTTTTGATAATCCTTGCAAATGGATGGAAATTGGACTCACCTGAAGCTTATGATCGAGTTACATCTGCAGAATTACCGGATCCAGCTTCTTTCCCTTACCTCCATTCTGTTGTGGTTGCTCATATGTTGCATGGACCATGTGGAACAGCTAATAAAAACAGCCCATGTATGAagcaaaatggaaaatgcagATTTGCCTATCCAAAGGAGTTTGCTGAATTCACAAGGCATAACAAGGATTCGTATCCTCTATACATGCGCCGTCATGATGGAAATACTGTCACAGCTCGTCACTTCCAGTTTGACAATCGTTGGGTTGTTCCCTACAATCCATACTTACTTGCCAAGTATGATTGCTACATCAATGTTGAAGTTTGTTCCACAATTGAAGctgttaaatatatttacaaatatatctaCAAAGGACACTCAAAGATCCTATATCAGCTCAATGCAGCAGAGAGTGATGGAGCAGTTGacgaaataaaaaatttccaatctGGACGTTGGATATGTGCACCAGAAGCAGCATGGCGAATATTTGCTTTCGACCTCAGTAACTTGAATCCATCTGTCATGGCACTACAGATGCATTTAGAAGGAGAACAGTCAATGGTTTTTAATGAGGATGATATTCTGGAAAGACTTGCAGTAGATGAACGAATGTCACGAACTATGCTAACAGAATTTTTCCGGATGAACAGTGTAGATAAACATGCACAGGCCCTAAAATGTCTTTATAAAGAATTTCCTCAGCATTTTGTATGGAATGCAACCCACAGAATATGGGAACCGAGACAAAGACGGAGCACAATTGGAAGAGTAACTGCAGTGCATCCAACTCAAGGTGAAAAGTACTACTTACGGATGTTACTAATGCATGTCAGAGGGCCTATGTCCTATGAAAGTCTAAAACACATTGGTTCCAGAACAGCTTCAACTTTCAGAGAAGCTGCAGAAATTCTAGGCTTATTAAAGACTGATGATAGTGCAGAACAATGTTTACTTGAAGCTGTATCATTCCAGATGCCTTATACTCTCCGTCATTTGTTCGCTCTCATTCTGGTCCATGTAATACCTCCTAATCCAATGTTGCTATGGCAGAAATTTGAACCATACCTGTCTGAAGATATTTCTAGAGACAAGTCTTTATCACCTGAGCAGACAAAACTCAAAGTCCTCCAGCTCATTGACTCTCACCTGCAATATATGGGCAAACATCTTGCTGATTTCAACATACCTGTCCCTGACACTGATGCATTTTCCATTCAAAGAGACACACAAGAAATAGAGGCCGAGCTCGACATCAAAGTTTCTGCTGAAGATACAGCATCAGTTGCTCTTCTCAATGATCATCAACGATCTGCTTACAATAAAATCATCGATAGAATTGACAATAACATAGCAGGAGCTTTTTTTATAGATGGGCCAGGAGGAACAGGGAAAACATTCTTATATAAAGCCTTACTAGCAACTGTCAGGTCTAAAGGCCAAATCGCATTAGCCACAGCATCATGCGGTGTTGCTGCTTCTATTCTTCCAGGAGGACGTACAGCTCACTCTCGATTTAAGATTCCAATTCATGAGGATAATGACAGTGGCTGTAATGTTAACAAACAAAGTAGCAGTGCAAGATTAATCAAACAAGCCAAGCTCATCATCTGGGACGAAGCAACAATGGCCAAAAAATATGCTATTGAGTGCTTTGACAAGCTACTAAGGGATAAAATGGACTCAGATACAGTATTTGGTGGCAAGGTTATCGTATTTGGTGGCGACTTTCGTCAGACATTACCTGTTGTCGTCAAAGGGTACAAAGAAGATTACATTTCTGCCAGCTTGGTAAAATCTTATGTTTGGAACCATCTTGAAAAACTCTGCCTGGTTGAAAACATGCGTGCACATTTAGATAAACCATTTTCAGATTTTCTTCTGAGTCTTGGTAATGGAACTTTACCTTCCTTTGATGACTCGAAAATAACATTGCCACACTATCTTACAATACCTTTTGTTGATGATCAATCTTCACTTTCTGCTCTGATCACCAGTGTCTTTCCTGACCTCACAGCATTTGGTACACACTCATTGCATACACTTAACAAAGCTATACTAACTACCAAAAATGAATTTGTGCACGAGATAAACAACCTCCTGATCACAAAGTTTCCTGGTACAGAACAGAGATATGTAAGTTATGATGAAACTATAGACCAATCCAAACAAGCAGAACACGAGGACTTTTTACATTCATTAGAACCTCCAAGCCTACCACCATATGAACTCATTCTAAAAGTCAATAGTCCTATTATATTACTTAGAAACTTGAACCCAAAAGAAGGTTTATGTAACGGAACACGACTAATCTGTCTTGATTTCGCTCCCAATGTTATCCATGCACTCATTGCTGTGGGAAATCATACTGGAAAGCAAGTCTTTATCCCAAAAAtctcattacagtgttctgaCAGTAACATTTACATAGTACCCTTCAAGAGAACACAATTTCTAGTCAGACTTTGTTTTGCCATGACCATTAATAAAGCACAAGGACAAACACTCGACTTTGTGGGCTTGTACTTAAAGGAACCAGTATTTGGTCATGGTCAGTTGTATGTTGCTTTATCTAGAGCTAAAACAGCAAATGATGT